A window of Panthera tigris isolate Pti1 chromosome A3, P.tigris_Pti1_mat1.1, whole genome shotgun sequence genomic DNA:
CAGACTCCTAAGTGGCCCCAGGAGCAGTCACTCAGCCCTGAATGTCTTACCCATGTTGTTTTTAATCACTGTGACCTTTAAAGTACAGGCCAAGTGTTGTAAAACATCTTGGCCATGAagtggtggagggaggagagtaTTTCCTCGACTCAATAGGTCCCAGGGAAACCACACACTGGCTGAGCTGCCACCACTGCCCTGATGAACTCAACTGTTTATGATGCCATCTTCCTTATTTTGTATCTATGCCCACATAGTTCCCAATGTCGGATGTTACTGCGTGAATAAAGCAAGGATGAGTGCCTCTTTTGTGCTCACCAATGAGCGCTCCattgcttttgtgtgtgtatatacgtgtttaattcatttatttactttagtgGGACCCCTTAAAGAAGATAAGACTTTACAATTTTACCTGTGGGACACAGTTATATTTGCGGTTTCAACCCAATTTTAACTTCATTCTCAAAACAGTCCCTGGACTAATACTAACCTTTTAAGATTGTTGAACTGAAATGGGATTAACTCTGTATTAACCCATTCAAAACTGTGGGCTGCTCTAAGTTACCCATTCACAGTAGTATCAACTTCATCTCTCTTACCTCTCACTAACCAGCTCAGCAGCAAGGAACCTTCTGTAGGGTGACAAAGCAAAAGGCAACTGAGAGTTTTTGATCAAGATCCACGTTTTGGTTGTGAGAGGGGAACCAGACCACCATCTCCAAAGTGTGTCTTGAGTGTTCCTAATTatgcaaaggggggaaaaaagggttCCACTGGTGGTTAAAAAAAGTTTGAGACTAGATGAACACGTTCCATGACTACCTAGGAAAAGTCTTTAGTACGCTGATAGGTATTTTCATGACTACATAAACGGGCAGTTCTATCTCTAGTCTTCAGAAAAACCTTTCTGACTCCATCTTGGCTCATTCCCACCTGCCCACTGCATGTAAAATACTGTTTCTCCTCCCAGCCCACCATAACGTAGGCACCGAGAACAAGGGTTTTTGTTCACTcatgcacccctcccccaagtaCTGAGAGCAAGTAGTAGGTGTTCCAATACTTGAGTTTGCTTAAAAGCATAGAATATGCAAACTTTTATAGTCCCttctctcccccgccccaacATCAGTCTAAGTGTTCTGGCAGAAAAAAACTGCTGGACTGGACATCTGGAAAGAAATGCTGTTGTGGTATATGAGGCCCAGTCTGACCTGGTTTCCCCCACCCCGATCCTTTGTACTGGCAATTCTAAGGTTTCACATTTGAACAGAATATTAGGTTTTGCATTATGTTTAGAAGTTGGGCTTTGTAGCATGTGGTatacttttttaattgaaaagatgggtttataattaaaaacttaatccCCATAATCCTACCAACATAGAACCTTTTAGTACCAAGAACAGTTTTCCAAGTTAGTacagttttcataattttttaaagctgcaaAGAGTTTTCCATGTTCTACCATAGTTTATTAAATTAGTGCTCAGATGATGCGTGTTTGTTAATTCTTGGTAATACTAGGAGTATGAGCTCTGACCAATCTGGAGTGACAGTCCTCTGCCATTGATTATATTCTgtattctcatctataaagtatgAAAATGCCTACCTCAAAGATGGTGAGACAGTATATGCCAAGTGCTTAACCCTGTCTGACACCTGGAACTATTTTCCTTCTGTTGAATACTTCTTAGACTGAATTTCTACAGTCAATGGGCAGACTTTAGGGTAGCCAAGTGTACAAATCCTGAGAACTGTGGGTATTGCTTCTATTTTTATGGTGACGGTGGGTTTATTGGGCTATTATAGACGCTCTCAGGATGGTTGCCTGTCTCACGGTGATCCTGATAAACCTTTGGCCACAGGTGCATCAAACTCTCCCAACATTGTGCAACAGAGGCATAGTCCTTGGAGCTTTGTCACATTGATGGTGCTTTTGAGAAGAAAGGACCAAACTCCTACTGGGTCCCCTGTGTCTGTCATGGCTCCTGTCCTTTCAAACCTTCCCtgacaacaaaatattaccaaaatgtTCTGAGCACTGCCCCTTGATTTAAGCTTGGCTCCTGTTTTATTAATACAACACTGGAAGACCAACTGTTGTAAAGGCTAAGTATgatggatatttgtttttttttttttttaaagtaggctccacgctcaacatggggcttaaactcatgaccctgagattttgattcacatgctctactgactgagccagccaggcacccctctgttcttttaatttattaatcgAATATTCTTAAATAACTCTAAGCTATTcctaaatattcttaaataatctGTTATGTAAGTGGCTAGCACTACCAAGTCCCAACTTTGTGCCAGTTCCTGTTCTAGTGCTTTCTTAATCAGCACAGCGACTCTTTGAGGAAGATATactattcttcccattttatagatgaggaacagagactcagaaaggataagcaacttgcccaagaggTTGTAGTCCCAGGCATTCAAGCTCCAGAGCCTGTGCCCGGCCTCTGCAACACTGCCTCTCTGCAACAATGTCATATGTTCAATAGTGTTACCTGAATGCCTGCAGCAAAAGGCAGTCCCCGGCCCTCCAGGAGCTTATAGTTTCGTGACAATAATAGGTgtgctaataataataaccagCTGTAAATATAGTCTGGTAAGAGGGGTGACAGAAGTAGGGACGGCCACAGCTAACTCAGGCCAGGAAGGTGACTAACTCAGGCCAGGAAGGCCAGATAATGAACCAGATGAAGACAGAACATCCCAGGTAAAAGCAGCTGGAGCTGTAAAGACACAGAACCCAGATAGTTCCTTCCACAGTTAGTTCTATGTGCTTGACAACAGGGGTCAGATTGGGAGATAGAAGACCTTgaattagaaagaaaggaaaggggtctGGAGTCTACCCACTGGGTAGTGAATAACTAAATGATGGTGCTAAAGAAGACAGACGTGGGAGGCAAGCATCAGGGAGACTAGTTCAGAGGTGACTTTTACAAAGTCcaagtaagagagaaagaagggcctAACCTAAGGCAATGGGATGGAGACAGGTTAGAGCCAAGACATACCAAGGAAAAATTAACATGACTTGATGACTAGAGAGAAAATGCTGACATGGGTAACAGGTGGACAGTGGTGCCATTCCCCAAGATGTGGACGCCTGAAGAAAAAGACTCGTAGCGGGGCAGGGCAGGCCTGGACTGTGGTGCTCTTGGGGAGCACTGAGTTAGAGATGGAGATAGGGAGGCATTACTGTGGAGTCTGAAGCCATTGGTTTGGTTAGCCAGGAAGCTGTATAGAAAAAAAGGGTAGAGAGGTATGCATAAGAAGAAGAAGGAGCAGAGtacaaaggagaaggagaaagccaGGAGAGCGTGCCATCACAAGAATCAGGAAAGAAATTTCAGAGTCAGGTTGTGACAGGGCATGTGGGAAAGGACTGCCCAGGTGTGCATcctgccttcccctcttcccagggGACATGTTATTTGGCAAACTATTCAACCAAAGTTCATGATTTCCCAAACCTGTAACATGAGAGGAGTATCTCCAGCTCTAAGGGATTATTCTGAGAGTTAAATAATATGATCCATGTTCAAGAACTAGAGCACCCCAGAAatgcaaacatatatacatatatatgttatatccCTTTCTAAAGTCCAatgctgcgggggggggggggggcagtgggggataAGCGACGTATAATTAAGAACACAAaggtaggggctcctggctggctcagtgactTAATCTCAGAGCCATAgcttcaagacccacgttgggtgtggagattacttaaaaaaataaataggggcgcccgggtggttcagttaagtgaccttggctcacagtttgtgagttaatccctgtgtttggctctgtgccgacagctcagagcctggagcctgcgtcagattctgtgtctccctctctctgctcctcccctgctcatgctctctcaaaaataaacaatcaaaaaaaaatttttttaataaagttaaaaaaaaaaaaaaaccacaaaggtAGATGCTGGGTTGAATTGTTTGCATATGCTCCATAGTTATTTGACTAAGCTACACATCCGATTTTAAAACTCTCTTTAAAGCCCTTATGGGCAAGAATGAATGAGACAGTCTCTGGCCTTATTCCACACAGCTCCCTGTGTGGTCATGGAACTGAAcactggggtgggcagggggtagAGGAGAAACGGCAGGTAGGTTTTAGAGGTAAAAGGGGGCTTATTGTTAGAAGGTGCTAGGATGTGGACAAGAAATGGGGTCCATGTCAGAAAGTGGGACTGGGTGACCCTGTGTTCTGTGCACCTGGAAAAGCCAAACCCATGTACTTGCCCAAATAAGCCCTGGCCGCTGCACCTTTGTATGAGGAGACCCTGATCATCTTGGCTCCCTCAGGAGGTAGACTGAGGCAAGGATTCAGGGAGGGGTATGTGTGCACCAGGGGTCCACTCACCAGTCAGAGGAAGCAGGTATcgtgtccatccatccatacatgcAGGAGGGCCAGCTGGGCTTGCCCCACAGGCTTAGTGACCAGATGGACACACTGCTCCTGACTGCAGTAACTCTTAGATGTAGGGGGAAAAGCCTTCTTGTTATTATCTTCCTTTGTCTcctttttataatattctatttaatgTTTAACTTTACATCTAATATTtaactagaaattaaatattacataCATACTGAAATACACTTTGGGAAAGggtgaatataaaaataagagagaagaaacttatggtctgttatttttttaagaaaaaaatcacctaaatCTGGATTAGGTGATAAGTGAACTCATTAGGTATTGTCATAATAACAGTGTGCTCTTTtccacttttcagatgaggaagatgaggctcagagaggttaactgacTTGTCTAAGGTATACAGCAAATAACCTGCACTGGAACTCAGTTACACAAAGTCTATACTCTTAGCCCAGTCCCCCTAAAGTAGAGCAAACTACTTAACCTTTTGAGCCTCAGTCTGTGTTCAGATTATCTACTGATATATAACAAATCACTCTAAAACTTAGCTTAAAATGATGATCACTGATTATTATCCTTCATGGTGCTGGACTTTGACAGGCCTCAGCTAGGCAGTTCTGTCTTGGTTCTCAGTCAGTGGCTGGGCTAGAGTCATCCTGAAGGCTTCCTCATTCATGTCTGACAGCTGATACTGGTTATCAGCTGGAACTTAGGGCTGTCATGTCAGGTTTCTCCATGTGGCCTGGGcttcacagcatggtggctgggtcTCAAGACACAGAAGTAGAAACTACTAGTTCTTAACACAACTGTGAGACTGGCCTAGCATCACCATCACTGTATCCTACTGATTAGAGTCCAGATAAAGGGGAGAGGACAGAAATACCAGCTGTCAATGGGACTAAGTTTTAGAACCTCCGCATCTATAAAATCTGTAAGATGGACATAACTGCACAATGAAGACCTGTTATTTTTGTCATGCCAAACTTCCCTTCTTCTAGCAGCAGAACTCCTATTTTCCTTTTGGggattcttccctttccctgtccaCACTCATAGGCCCTGTGGCCATGCTCTGCCACCACTTAGAACCTGTCTGAGAACAATGCTAAGAGAGGAGACCAAgctgaagaataaagaaatacattcctGATGACAACTCTTGAAGCCCTGCATCCACTGGGTCTGCATAACTGTATCTGGAACTTTAAATTGGTGAAACAGTAAACTTCCCCCTGCTTAAGCACATTTGAGTCCAGTTTCTACAACTTGTAACAAAGTTCATATTACATCCACCTAAAAGGTGGttatagagattaaataaatgtaaaatgtgccTTTTACACAGCACATATTCACaagttttatttactgttattaTAGAATAATCTTATTATAAAGAATGTGGCCATGGCTATAGGGATTTTTATTTGCCCAAAGTTAATCAATGGTCgaactggaattcaaacccaggaaaGCTAGATCAGAATCTTGCCCAGCTTTACACTCCGTATTTCTGTGGTCTTGTCAGATGGTCCACTGTAGAGTGTATAATGTCCTGATAGGATTAGAGATGACCTGGCCAGGCCTGGCTAATACTGAATGGACACTCACGTACTCTCATTTcaactcctcatccattaaaaaaagcaaaaaacaaaagaaaacaaaaaacccaaatcatGTTACTATTTCCTAGCTATCTAAAAACTGCTCCAAATCCTCAAAAAGCATTCCAGCAGCTGCTACTAAAAACATTCTGAGTCAGCACATGAAACGAGGACtgagagagattaaaaacaaaattgggcCATATTTTGAGACTCCTCAAATTAAGAGTTTGGActtagccatgtgacttgctttgaccaaaagAACCTCGCAAACATGCCACGGGCAAGAACTTGGAAGAGCACTTGTACACTGGAGCTTACCTGGTCTGCCTGCTAGATTCTGGGTACATGTGGCCCATTTGCCCTGCTACCCAGCCAACTCCTTAACAAGTGGGTGAGATTATCTGGGACCCACGGCCCCCCAGCCAATCTGCCAGCTCACTTCAGCCATATCATAGCCTAGATGAGATAAGGAGAACTGCCCAGCTGAGTGCAGCCCAAATTTCCAAGCCACTGAATCAGAaggtaataaatgtttattaaaggcACTACATTTTGGGCTTGTTATACAAGTTAACTGATGATAAGAGGCCCATTTACTATCCCTGATCTAGGCCAACTCcttgcacagatgaggaaacggaagaCCTAGCAAGGAATAAGACTCGCCCTACATCACAAACTTTATTGGCAGCAGTACAGGGAGGAAAGCCAGTAAAACCACTGGTTGTGATAATTCCTTCAACAGCTGCCAGGATCACAAATGAGGCTTCAGATCTTCAAAATATCTATGGAATCATAGCCCTTTGGGTAGAATCTGGTATCCTATTTCTTCATCATCTCCTTTTGGTTTTCAGAGgttgaacagataaatgaaaaccGATGAGCAACGGAATGAGAGGACTGGGCAGATGTATGCAGCAGGGTTTTGTGGATGTGAATTTCCCACTCAAATCTTGCCAGGGGCTAAGTAGTTTAGGGCCTTTTGTGGAATGCCAGGATGGGGATCTCCATCTGTCCAAGACGTCCTGGTGCTAGGGTGATTAGGCAGGGCCTCTGCGTAGGGCAGACATTTCCTGCCCTGGAAGGGATTTTCCCTGCTCTTCTGCCTAGCATACTACAGAAGCTCACAGCCCCTCCTATTCTACCTGACCCCAAACCTGAAAAGTGAGTGCCTCAGTCACTATTGAGTATGGCCGCATAGAATCCGAAAATGTTATTACAATGCAATGGGCACAGAGCACTAGGCTCTGGAGACTCAGGAACACGGTGCCAGCCCTCAGTGTTAAGTCCACTAAGGCCTCAGCCTCtaccctctctccccctgctgccCAGGGTCCCTGACAGGCACACCTATGGGGACTGTGAGCCCACTTGTGGAGCTAAAGCTCCAAAAAGGCAGAAACTTTGCTCCACATCACATTATGAGGCAATGGCTAAGCGAGGATGGGGGCATTTGGCTCAGCTGTGGGTCCAGAACTTGGGCTGCCTCAAGGGCGGGTTAATCAGCCCCCTGCACAGCTTGGGAATGCAGAGCCACACTCAGGCTTCAGACTGCTAGCCGGCCAATGACAGGCAGGAGGGGCTgcccagggagggagacacgAGACAACAAAAACTTCCCTGGGTGATTCCACACCCAGGGTGGCCTAGCTTGAGCACTGTCTCGAGCCCAGCCTCTAGCCTCCACCAAAACCTGGGGCCAAAGTCTGGGGAAAGTTTGATGGAGACTGCTGTAGAACAGTTGGTCTGAAATGGGATTTTCAATAAGAATTCCAGCAGGCCTGACACTCTGAGGAACATGTAAAGACGACTGGAGAGCCCAAACCCCTTTCTGATGATGGGACCGAATTCTCGGTGTTGGGAAAGTTTGTCTAGAAGAGAGAATGAACAATTTTTGAAGAGCAGTAAGCTGAGAAGAAAGACTTCTCAGAGGTGCCTGACACTGGAACAGCAGCTTAATAATGAGTGGGTATCTCTCAGATGGAGAAAGGAGCAAGAGTACGTGCCAGACCAGGAGCAAAGCACGCTTCTGGGTGTCTGCCCACCAAAGCCCCACACCAGAGAGACCAGACTAACTGACCACACCTTTGTCACCAGGTTCACAGGACTGGGGAGGGTACTTATATAACCTATGAGTGAATCAAAAAGATCCGCTGTGGCAGGTGATCCTCTCCTAGGAATTTGAACGCAGGGAAATTCGTCAACTTGTGGAGTAAAATTAGGACAGAAGTGGAAATTTGAAGGAACATTGTCAGTTGTCAGAGAACAAAGCAAACATCTAGACAGGAAGCCCAGAATAGGTACAGGGAAGCCACAGGTATCCTGATGCCAACTTCCTACTGCTTGAGGTTAATGGGAGTGAGGCTCTACGTCTTGCTGCCTATGAGAGGGAAGGACTTGTTTTGTGTGGGGCAGGTGACAAAAGACAGGAGAGGCCAAAGTATACAGGATCATGTACAGGAGTTGGGAGTTTTGTCCCATCGGTGAGCTGTCAGATAAGGGTTTTACAGGGAAGGGACATGACTCAGAAAAAGCACCATAGTGGCTAGTGGGAAATGGGGCAGGGAGAAGccagagactgggaagctggTGAGAGGACAGAGCCCAAGTGAAAAAACATAGCATCCTAAActaggacagagaagagaggacgAGGCAGTTTCCAGAATCATCTTAAAGCTGGGAAAGACCAGACTAAATGAGAAGCTAAGACCTGAACCTACCACTGCCTAACCAAGTAGCTCATAACTGCTTGGCACTTCAGCCACCAAAGTATTCTCTTCGGCACTGGGACATCTGACCCTCCCCCAAGAACCCTACTAGCCATTTCTATTCCCATTTTAGCTGTGGAAACTAAGGCCTAGACAGCCCAGCAGTATGCACCCGAGACAATGCTCCCTAACCAGGagaagtgaaagaggaaaaagaacaggGTAAAGCAAACCAGACTAGACTCTTGGCATGAAGCAGACTAGACCAGACTCTGGCTGGGCAGGAGGACTAGGAtaccttaagaaaataaatacaaaccatCCCATCTCAGAGCAAGTTGGGATCCAATCTCTTTATTGTCAGGGTACCCTCCCGTGACCCTCCCCTCTCCAAACCTATAGAAAAACCCCAAGCCTGGGAGTGTCCTGGGAGGGGAGGTAGAGTGTAGGGAAACCTCTGTCCTCTGGCCTGGGTGGTGCCAACAGGGAGGGTgcgtggggaggggaggccgaTAACTGCACCTGCAGAGGATGTGGCAGTGGCTGGGACGTGTGGGGGAGGAGGTGCCTGCTGCCAGCTCTCCTGGGACCCGCTGGGGGTGGTATCCAGGGGTGGGTGCCCAACATGAGGCCTGATACAGTGCATGCCCTTCTCCTGCCGCTGGCCGTTGCTCCTGtcaggctgagagagagagagacaaaggagagaCTGAGGCTGGCAGGAAGAGCCCCCTGGGACCCATGATTACTAGGGCTGGGAAGACAAAAGGGCAGAACGGTGTTTACTGTTTGCGGACAGAGATGTGCCTGTGCTCTGGCTCTCGCCTCCTAATTTTCTGGCCATACAATCTTGGGTgagtctctccccctccctgagcctccatttcctcacctgagCCCTGCACCTCATCTGAGAACTGGCTTCACAAGGTAAAACTTAGCTACCTTGGTAAAACCAACCATGAAGCTCCAAGAGGATGGATTCCATATATACAATTTCCTAAACTGTCTGGGAAGCTCTTGCTGGTGGAGCACCTCACAAAATGAACGTGTCAGGTGTAAAGACACCTCTGAGGTCAAGGATTTCCTCCACCCAAGCCTGTCTTAACCTGAACACGACCCCCAAAGAaatggggcagagcaggggggcAAGCACTGGCCAGAGAGTAGGCTGGGACGCCATACACCACTGGATTCAAACCTAGGCTCCACCGATTACCACCTTGGGATCTAGTGAGATATATGCTACCTCCCTGCCCCTTTCAGTGCCTCAGTTCCCATGTGTTACACTGATACAATCACAACCTTGCAGGGTTAAGTCCTAGCCCCTAAGCCTGGCACAAACATCACTTTGATGATGAACTGCTCCCTCTGCCTTACCATGCAGAGCTAGGAGGACTATGGCCACAGGAGACTCCTGACCATCTCCCACATACCAAGGACCATCAGAACCCTGTATTTTACTAAAGCTGTTCCCTCAGATACCTCTCCCTCAGTCCTGAATAGGCTCAGCTAAGTATCAACTCTTCCACCACACCCCTATGGACACCCTGCCTCTACAGCCCATCATCCTGCTCACACTGGGTGGACATGGTTTGTGTCTTCCTCCACCAGACTCTGAACTTCTGAAGGGTGGAGCTGGACAACATGCCTCAGAGTGCACTGAGGGAACCTGTGCAGGGCTGGCCTGCCTGGCCCATCCATGGCTCCTGCTCCCACAGCCTAGCAAGTTCCTGCTACAAAGGAGCATGGTCAAATGGCTGACAGGATGGAGGGGCCGTCCTTGCTGGGCATAGCAAGACCCTGCCAGGTCTGCTTCATGGCATGCCTGCCACTTCTCTTCACCCCCTGTCCACCAGGAGCCCCATACCTGCTTACTGCAAGGCCCCATCCTCCGCGTCTGTGTCCTGGCTGTGCTCCTGATAGGGAGGAGGCAACAAGAGACCATACATCACTCACTACCAACTCTGAGCCATGTCCTGGGGCCCACTGCACTTCTGGAGACCAAACTCCGAAAGAGGGATGGTTATGGGACCAGTTTCAACACAGCTGGTTTGGGATCCTGACAGGATGGTCTGAGCCCGTCCCCCAGAAGAGAGACAGGACCAGTCAAGGGCGTTCTAGGTGTGGCAGGGGAGCACATTTCTACGTAGAAAGACCTTCTTAGACTGTAGCAGGTTGAAAGCCTGGTGGACGGGTGAGCTCCCTATCCTTGGGACAGCTAAGCCTTTGTTAGGGCCTTTATGGAGACTACTATGCCTAAGAGAGTAAATGGGTCCAAAAAAGGAGAGACAAGCTAGGGACATAAGGAGGAGGATCTCTTAACTACAGTGGCCATGAGCCCATCTGTCCTCATGCCAGAATCCAGCACTGATGAAAAGGAGAAAGTTCCAGACCTGGTGAAGAAGTCAGGGCTCTAATTCTGGCTCATCCCCTATTAATTATAAGGCCCTGAGCAAGTTACTCTActcctcagagcctcagtttcttcactgggtAAAACATGGGAAGAGTAGTAACTTTGCACAGTGTGACGCTGTTGTTAAGGTTAAATAAAGTTAGAAACTACAGGGCCTGGTGCTCAGTGAGTGTCTATTAGGTAAACAAGTAGTAGGCACACAACAGTTATCATACATACTCACAGAGTCTGGTCTACCTTCCTACTTGACATAAGCTCCTTGCCAATGACTTCCCGGCCTCACTCTGAAGGGTTCCAATAACAAAGAACTCCCTCCATGCCTCTCATGAGACAATCTGTTTTATGCTTAGGCAGGAATAGCTTTTAGAAAATCCTCAGGTAAAGTGGATACCCAACCTTCCTGAGGTTTCCCCAGGCAATCCTAGTCCTGCCCCCTGAAACTCTGCAGACTGTGCTCCCTGAAGCCCCTGACTCTTCCCTTGTCCAacctgtatggaaaccaagtctAGAATGGGCCCTGACTCAAGAGAGGTCTACCCTGGTCCTCAGTGGGACTTCTGACTGGCAACTGAAATAGGTATCCCCCTtcccaggaagaggaaggagggagctcAACAGGGACACTCAGCAGCTCAGAGggttcccccttcccctgctcccctcctatGCACCCCTCCCAAGCTGTGCCCTCACCAGCTCTTCCTCGCTGTGTGTCAGCAGCCCCTCCTCATCGCCGTCGTCTCGAGCCTGTGCTTCTCCCTGGGGCGTGCCTGCCTCAGAAGCCGTGTCCTCTTGGGGGGCTGGTGGCCGGCTGCTGCCACCACTACTGCCCCCACCACTGCCACTGGCACTGCCACTTCCGCTGTCACCCTTCTTCTTGCCATCTTGAGGGGaaaggggtgggaagaggggaacAGAACTCAGCCTGGGGCAGCTGCCCAAGGCAGGATCTTAGCAGCAGCTAGGCCTCGGCATGGTGGATCCATGTGGCTTTGGAGGCCACAGCCCTTCTCTGCCCTGTGCGCTGACCTCCCCGCACTCTGCCCTGTGCCCCTGGTCCCCGAGCTGGGCAAGGACCCATGGAAGCTGACCTGGGTTGGCCTTCTGCTCCTCGGCAATCTGCTCCAAGCGGCCCAGCAGAGCATCGATGTTGGACTTGATCTGCGTCAGCTCTGTCTTGATGGTCTGCAGTTCACTGCTCTTTACTGGGAGCACAGGGAGTATACATTGTCACCCAGGGGCTGGGAGCTTGACACTAACCTAAGATCCTCCCTAGTCCCATTCTGTCAACCAGGAAGGCAGGCCAGTGGCAGGAACTGTCTTCATCCATGGTTCTTTTGCCAGCAAAAAGGCTGGAACTGCCCGTGGCTTCTCCCTGAGACTTTTGAGACCATGCCTATAATAACCAGTCCACCCTTCTGCACCTGGATCTCTTCCCATGACCTCTGAACAATGAAAGGGACTGGAGATGGAGGAGAATGCAGATGTGGCATGCACCTGAGCAATCATGTGTTCTTCCTTATGTTAAATAGGGTGGTGCCCAGATTTCAAGGTGTATGGATGGATGTGGGTGTTTTACCATCAGAtttcctgggtgcctggctgCAACATGTGTACACCAGAATGAATGTGCACACCAGCAGTGGGCCTGTGCAAACTTGTCCTTATTATAGGAAAGAGGACACCTTCTCCTCACTGGGCTCCATGTCACAGCACTGGACATTTCTGTGCCCAACCCAAGCCCCTCCTCCTCATAGGTCAGGCTTTTCCTCTTACAAATGCAGTAAGAATACTCACTTGGTTGTGCTAGAGCTGCAGAACTGTGGGAGATTTGTTCCTTCATCTATTTtccaatgtaaaaatatatgattcTATTATTTTGctaatgaggaaaaacaaaaaagatctagGAAGAAGATACAGTCACTCACACTTGATCTTGGCTGAGCTGGTGGTAATGGCTGTGGAGCGGGCAAAGAGCTTGACAGGTATGGTGGTTTTGACACGCCGGACCAAGGGGACTGTGACCCGGGGTCGCTTCACAGGGACTGCCCTGGGCACTGGCACAGGTGACAGGCGGCCCCGATAGTCGAAGAGCCTGTAGGGGCAAATGGGCCAGAGGCTGCAGCATGGCCTGTGGCCACCAGAAGGCACTGCGACTCTAGACAAGCACGTGCTGGTGAAGGGCTGGGTAGCCTGTACTACACACCTCCGCCTGCTCCCAACAAGCCCTGGGAGTGAAGAGGATGGGCTTCTGGCACCTTAAAAGCTGCCGGGACTCTCATTTCATCCACCTTTCCTACCAGTCAGGTCAGATGAGGGCAGGTGAGGTGGCAGGTGGTAATGGTTTCAACCCTGGTTCAAGGAAGGAGCAAACAGAGACCAGCCCCAGAAAAGAGCCTTCCCCAGGTCCCCCTAACACCCAGGCCTGCCGGCTTCTGCTTCTGCTCAGTCAACTGCCACCCCAACCTCTGGTCAGAGTTTGCAAATGTCCCTAAAGCAAGGCAAAATTCCAGCTGGGAACAAAAAGATGTAGGAATAGAGAGTCCCTAAGCCTGCCTGAGCTTCAGTTCTCCCGAAATC
This region includes:
- the RALY gene encoding RNA-binding protein Raly isoform X1 — translated: MSLKIQTSNVTNKNDPKSINSRVFIGNLNTAVVKKSDVETIFSKYGRVAGCSVHKGYAFVQYANERHARAAVLGENGRVLAGQTLDINMAGEPKPNRPKGLKRAASAIYSGYSFDYDYYRDDFYDRLFDYRGRLSPVPVPRAVPVKRPRVTVPLVRRVKTTIPVKLFARSTAITTSSAKIKLKSSELQTIKTELTQIKSNIDALLGRLEQIAEEQKANPDGKKKGDSGSGSASGSGGGSSGGSSRPPAPQEDTASEAGTPQGEAQARDDGDEEGLLTHSEEELPDRSNGQRQEKGMHCIRPHVGHPPLDTTPSGSQESWQQAPPPPHVPATATSSAGAVIGLPSPRTLPVGTTQARGQRFPYTLPPLPGHSQAWGFSIGLERGGSREGTLTIKRLDPNLL
- the RALY gene encoding RNA-binding protein Raly isoform X2, whose translation is MSLKIQTSNVTNKNDPKSINSRVFIGNLNTAVVKKSDVETIFSKYGRVAGCSVHKGYAFVQYANERHARAAVLGENGRVLAGQTLDINMAGEPKPNRPKGLKRAASAIYRLFDYRGRLSPVPVPRAVPVKRPRVTVPLVRRVKTTIPVKLFARSTAITTSSAKIKLKSSELQTIKTELTQIKSNIDALLGRLEQIAEEQKANPDGKKKGDSGSGSASGSGGGSSGGSSRPPAPQEDTASEAGTPQGEAQARDDGDEEGLLTHSEEELPDRSNGQRQEKGMHCIRPHVGHPPLDTTPSGSQESWQQAPPPPHVPATATSSAGAVIGLPSPRTLPVGTTQARGQRFPYTLPPLPGHSQAWGFSIGLERGGSREGTLTIKRLDPNLL
- the RALY gene encoding RNA-binding protein Raly isoform X3, with translation MSLKIQTSNVTNKNDPKSINSRVFIGNLNTAVVKKSDVETIFSKYGRVAGCSVHKGYAFVQYANERHARAAVLGENGRVLAGQTLDINMAGEPKPNRPKGLKRAASAIYSGYSFDYDYYRDDFYDRLFDYRGRLSPVPVPRAVPVKRPRVTVPLVRRVKTTIPVKLFARSTAITTSSAKIKLKSSELQTIKTELTQIKSNIDALLGRLEQIAEEQKANPDGKKKGDSGSGSASGSGGGSSGGSSRPPAPQEDTASEAGTPQGEAQARDDGDEEGLLTHSEEELEHSQDTDAEDGALQ
- the RALY gene encoding RNA-binding protein Raly isoform X4 translates to MSLKIQTSNVTNKNDPKSINSRVFIGNLNTAVVKKSDVETIFSKYGRVAGCSVHKGYAFVQYANERHARAAVLGENGRVLAGQTLDINMAGEPKPNRPKGLKRAASAIYRLFDYRGRLSPVPVPRAVPVKRPRVTVPLVRRVKTTIPVKLFARSTAITTSSAKIKLKSSELQTIKTELTQIKSNIDALLGRLEQIAEEQKANPDGKKKGDSGSGSASGSGGGSSGGSSRPPAPQEDTASEAGTPQGEAQARDDGDEEGLLTHSEEELEHSQDTDAEDGALQ